Proteins encoded in a region of the Vicia villosa cultivar HV-30 ecotype Madison, WI linkage group LG5, Vvil1.0, whole genome shotgun sequence genome:
- the LOC131605566 gene encoding uncharacterized protein LOC131605566 — MKNTGSTSMLLDLSVQLQHCGNNQLQFHVLDLFSLFLSMPPKLPPKIRKFDSGCEKRKKKKRLDVLTQSQSGALDKFIIKEPQISIENQNVDVGIIENMEENGENVDANLGAENVDAENVDSENVDAENVDNANKNGEDIDIFDPIIWDSLESRMIDLLVTKGPKRDLSIVKGPKDRSSRRFTNNLYTRVLPNGEKFGERLKEHEIGMEHVHNMATWYELRKRMQNFQTIDKTTQMLIEKEKEHWKNVLKRIISIVKFLAKHNLAFRGSNERLYQNSNGNFLGLIEMLAEFDPIVQEHVRRITDDNVHVHFLGHKIQNELILLLASSIKNEIIRKVKQAKYFSVILDCTPDVSHQEQMSLIIRYVDVSSNLVSVEESFLGFLNVNDTSGQGLFDVLQDELKKLDLDILDVRGQGYDNESNMKGKHQGVQKKFLDINPRAFYTPCACHSLNLTLCDMANSCAKARNFFGVVQRIYTIFANSTKRWQILKDNVKCLTPKSLSSTRWESHVDSVKAIKTQMSDFREALLEVSEKDLDSKIRSEAKSLATNELGDFEFLMSIIIWFEILSAINVVSKLLQSRDMEYRETGFKNALNYATEIALELNIDPVFPQRRIIRRKRQFDENLNIPPIELSEEESFRVNYFLYLVDQAIVSLNKRFEQYQQYESVFGFLFTYQNLQSLDNATLESYCRRFEEALKHNEQCDIDGKELCVELRLLRDMLPAGNIGPIDILRFLKDMDFFPNTLIAYRILLTIPVTVASAERSFSKLKLLKSYLRATRNL, encoded by the exons ATGAAAAATACCGGCTCTACTTCAATGCTACTGGATTTATCGGTTCAACTTCAACATTGTGGAAATAATCAACTTCAATTTCATGTTCTAGATTTGTTTTCATTATTCCTCTCTATGCCTCCTAAATTGCCTCCTAAAATTAGAAAGTTTGATTCTGGATGTGAGAAGcgtaagaaaaagaaaagacttGATGTGTTAACTCAATCTCAATCAGGAGCTCttgataaatttattataaaagaaCCACAAATttctattgaaaatcaaaatgttgatgttggaaTTATTGAAAATATGGAGGAAAATGGTGAAAATGTTGATGCTAATTTAGGTGCTGAAAATGTTGATGCTGAAAATGTtgatagtgaaaatgttgatgctgaaaatgttgataatgctAATAAAAATGGTGAGGATATAGATATATTTGATCCAATAATATGGGATTCTCTTGAGTCTAGAATGATTGATTTATTAGTGACAAAAGGTCCTAAAAGAGATTTGTCTATAGTGAAGGGTCCTAAAGATAGATCATCTAGACGTTTTACGAATAATTTGTATACTAGAGTTTTACCAAATGGAGAGAAAT TTGGTGAAAGACTTAAGGAGCATGAGATAGGCATGGAACATGTTCATAATATGGCTACTTGGTATGAGTTAcgtaaaagaatgcaaaattttcaaactattGATAAGACAACTCAAATGTTGATTGAGAAAGAAAAGGAACATtggaaaaatgttttaaaaagaattatttcAATAGTCAAATTTCTTGCTAAACATAATTTGGCCTTTCGTGGTTCTAATGAGAGATTGTACCAAAATAGCAATGGGAACTTTTTAGGCTTAATTGAAATGTTAGCTGAATTTGATCCAATTGTCCAAGAACATGTTAGACGTATTACAGATGATAATGTTCATGTTCACTTTCTTGGACATAAAATTCAAAATGAGTTAATACTTTTGCTTGCTTcttcaattaaaaatgaaataattagaaAAGTTAAACAAGCGAAGTATTTCTCAGTGATACTTGATTGTACTCCTGATGTTAGTCACCAAGAGCAAATGTCTTTGATAATACGATATGTGGATGTTTCTTCAAATTTGGTTAGTGTTGAAGAAtcttttttaggatttttaaATGTGAATGATACAAGTGGTCAAGGGCTTTTTGATGTTTTacaagatgaattgaaaaagctTGATCTTGACATATTAGATGTGCGGGGACAAGGTTATGATAATGAGTCAAATATGAAAGGAAAACATCAAGGTGTACAAAAGAAATTTTTAGACATAAACCCAAGAGCCTTTTATACTCCTTGTGCTTGTCATAGTCTAAATTTGACATTGTGTGATATGGCTAACTCTTGTGCTAAAGCTAGGAATTTTTTTGGAGTTGTTCAACgcatttatactatttttgctaATTCTACTAAGAGATGGCAAATTTTGAAAGATAATGTAAAATGCTTGACTCCAAAATCATTGTCATCCACTCGTTGGGAGAGTCATGTTGATAGTGTCAAAGCTATTAAAACTCAAATGTCAGATTTTAGAGAAGCTTTACTTGAAGTGTCAGAAAAGGATCTTGATTCTAAAATAAGAAGTGAAGCTAAATCCTTAGCAACAAATGAGCttggtgattttgagtttttaatGTCTATAATTATTTGGTTTGAAATATTATCTGCAATTAATGTGGTTAGCAAGCTCTTACAGTCAAGGGATATG GAATATAGAGAAACTGGATTTAAAAATGCCTTGAATTATGCTACAGAAATTGCTCTTGAATTGAATATTGATCCAGTATTTCCTCAAAGGCGTATAATTCGAAGAAAAAGACAATTTGATGAGAATTTAAATATCCCACCAATTGAGCTATCTGAAGAGGAATCTTTTAgagttaattattttctttatcttgTTGATCAAGCTATTGTATCTCTTAATAAGAGATTTGAGCAATACCAACAATATGAAAGTGTTTTTGGTTTCTTATTTACTTATCAAAATTTACAATCATTAGACAATGCAACTTTAGAGTCTTATTGTAGGCGTTTTGAAGAGGCATTGAAACATAATGAGCAATGTGATATTGATGGGAAAGAATTATGTGTGGAGTTAAGGTTACTAAGAGATATGTTGCCTGCAGGAAATATTGGACCTATTGATatattaagatttttgaaagacaTGGATTTTTTTCCTAATACACTCATTGCCTATAGAATTTTATTGACTATTCCTGTGACTGTTGCCTCAGCAGAAAGAAGTTTTTCAAAACTGAAGTTGTTGAAGTCTTATTTGCGCGCTACAAGAAATCTTTGA
- the LOC131607519 gene encoding uncharacterized protein LOC131607519, producing the protein MPDGYSSNLARCADANTGKLHGMKSHDCHIFMERLLPIAFSSLPKNVLNPLTEISQFFKDICASTLRVDDIIKLDRNIPVILCKLEQIFPPGFFDSMEHLPAHLAYEAFLGGPVQYRWMYPFERFMGDSKRSVKNKARVEGSICAHYIHRETSHFCSHYFNHMMLSPRIIRNEVHFSERSQFTLSVFGRPGRPAGKKSEHWLSQKEMQSAHVHVLINCVEVKPYLEAFGTYYYQSTGEQPSTGYTHAYFPTWFKQQLSCIVTLSPDLIHLRNLSEGPSQRVNEWHTYFVNGYKFHTEEWSVGKKTVNSGVVVKGVTEGGEDDFYGVITHIYELVYNYMDSENKVVLFYCDWYDPSSRGTKIDKKYNIVEIRRDRKYKEYDPFIMAHNVRQVYYVPYPSITPRKREWCVVIKSNPMGHIETDELMEDVAYQHDEISPVNEVIETEEIVSLCDTAVDGQQVDASILLSTNPMEEEHEELGESEDNNIRCDEDNEDYDDE; encoded by the exons ATGCCTGATGGTTATTCTTCTAACCTGGCAAGATGTGCTGACGCCAACACTGGTAAattgcatggaatgaaaagtcacgattgtcatATTTTCATGGAACGATTACTTCCAATTGCATTCAGTTCACTGCCCAAGAATGTGCTTAATCCACTTACTGAGATCAGTCAATTTTTTAAAGACATTTGTGCTTCAACTTTAAGAGTAGACGACATCATTAAATTGGACCGAAATATTCCTGTCATTCTTTGCAAGTTGGAGCAAATATTCCCGCCAGGTTTCTTTGATTCTATGGAGCATCTCCCTGCGCATCTTGCTTATGAAGCTTTTCTAGGTGGACCTGTTCAATATAGATGGATGTATCCATTTGAAcgattcatgggtgattcaaagcgatcagttAAAAATAAGGCACGAGTTgagggatcaatttgtgcacattATATACATcgcgaaacatcacatttttgctctCATTATTTCAATCACATGATGTTGTCTCCAAGAATCATAAGGAATGAAGTTCACTTcagtgaaagaagtcaatttacctTATCAGTTTTCGGTCGTCCAGGCCGTCCCGCAGGGAAGAAGAGTGAGCATTGGCTTTCACAAAAAGAAATGCAGTCTGCTCATGTTCATGTGCTGAttaactgcgttgaagttaaaccatatcttga GGCATTTGGTACCTACTATTATCAAAGCACAGGCGAACAACCATCGACTGGTTACACACATGCCTATTTTCCAACATGGTTTAAGCAACAATTATCATGTATTGTTACACTAAGTCCTGACTTAATACATTTGCGAAATTTGTCTGAAGGCCCTAGTCAACGTGtaaatgaatggcacacataTTTTGTAAACGGTTACAAATTTCACACTGAGGAATGGAGTGTAGGGAAGAAAACCGTAAACAGTGGTGTAgtcgtaaaaggagttacagaggGTGGTGAGGACGACTTCTATGGGGTTATCACACATATTTACGAGTTGGTTTATAATTATATGGActcggaaaataaagttgtcttattTTATTGTGATTGGTATGATCCATCTTCTAGAGGaacaaaaattgataaaaagtATAACATTGTTgagattcgaagagatagaaagtacaaagagtatgaccctttcattATGGCACAtaatgttaggcaagtttattatgtaccttatccttcaaTTACCCCACGGAAACGAGAATGGTGTGTTGTAATCAAATCCAACCCAATGGGTCACATTGAGACTGATGAGTTAATGGAAGATGTTGCATACCAACATGATGAGATTTCACCTGTTAATGAGGTAATTGAAACCGAGGAGATTGTAAGTTTGTGTGATACTGCAGTTGATGGTCAACAAGTTGACGCAAGTATCTTGTTGTCAACAAATCCTATGgaagaagagcatgaagagcTGGGAGAGTCTGAAGACAATAATATCAGATGCGATGAAGACAACGAAGATTATGATGATGAATAA
- the LOC131605565 gene encoding uncharacterized protein LOC131605565, translated as MEHYQFYRSWMYDRMFPGRRGLKPLFMEGVAAFLSYAFAQECCRREGGVRCPCLKCGCRNIISDPSEVKRHLERVGFRPNYWVWTSNGETMQEMNREASSSQTHIEPDINRVDPGSSSSHMQCQEQFNLVEEMFTDALGVNVAYDEPQDLDGEELPNEKAQRFYQLLKEINIPLFEGSSDSKLSMCVRLLAAKSNWNVPDQCLEFFARLMLDATPVKENMPTSYYDAKRVVSKLGLEVKKIDCCIRGCMLFYDNEFGTNDGELEECKFCESPRYLVSSKGVDQRQNRIAVKSMFYLPIIPRLQRMFASMHSASQMAWHHTNRISSGMMRHPSDGEAWKHFDRVHPEFALEPRNVRLGLCSDGFTPYNFSGNAYSCWPVIVTPYNLPPEMCMTKPYMFLTCIIPGPSSPKAGIDVYLQPLIDDLKRLWVGAWTYDVSRKQNFNMRAALMWTINDFPAYGMLSGWGTHGKMGCPHCMNHTKAFTLDFGGKSSWFDCHRRFLPTNHEFRRNKDAFRKGIKVKDLPPPRLSSTQVWNNVCDLPKFTDYGEARRIKGYGVDHNWTKRSIFWDLPYWKDNLLRHNLDVMHIEKNFFDNVLNTVMDNEKTKDNEKARKDMELYCNRK; from the coding sequence ATGGAACATTACCAAttttatcgtagttggatgtacgatagaatgTTTCCTGGACGACGTGGGCTTAAACCACTTTTTATGGAAGGAGTTGCCGCGTTTCTCTCGTAtgcgtttgctcaagaatgttgtcgcAGGGAAGGAGGGGTAAGGTGTCCGTGTTTAAAGTGTGGTTGCAGAAATATTATCAGTGACCCTAGTGAAGTGAAGCGTCACTTGGAGAGAGTGGGTTTTAGGCCAAATTACTGGGTTTGGACATCTAATGGGGAAACAATGCAGGAGATGAATAGAGAGGCTTCTAGCAGTCAAACTCATATAGAACCAGATATAAATAGAGTTGATCCAGGGAGTAGTTCATCACATATGCAGTGCCAGGAGCAATTTAATCTTGTCGAGGAGATGTTCACTGACGCATTAGGGGTGAATGTGGCGTATGATGAACCACAAGACttagatggagaagagctcccgaaTGAGAAAGCTCAAAGGTTTTATCAGCTgttgaaagaaataaatataccATTGTTTGAGGGGTCTTCTGACTCTAagctatcaatgtgtgtgagacttTTGGCTGCGAaatcaaattggaatgttcctgatcagtgtttagaATTCTTTGCGAGATTGATGTTGGACGCGACTCCTGTGAAAGAAAACATGCCTACAAGTTATTATGATGCAAAGAgggtggtgtcgaagttgggattAGAAGTtaaaaagattgattgttgcattagaggttgcatgttgttttatgacaacgaatttggtacaaatgatggggaattggaggaatgtaagttttgcgaGAGTCCGAGGTATTTAGTTAGCAGTAAAGGAGTTGACCAAAGACAAAATCGCATTGCAGTGAAATCTATGTTCTATCTACCAATAATACCTAGGTTGCAAAGAATGTTTgcatcaatgcacagtgcaagccaAATGGCATGGCACCATACAAACAGAATTAGTTCAGGCATgatgcgacatccatctgatggcgaggcatggaaacacTTTGATAGAGTTCATCCTGAATTTGCACTTGAACCTAGGAATGTCCgacttggattatgctcagatggtttcaCTCCTTATAATTTTTCAGGAAatgcatattcttgttggccagttattgttacCCCGTACAatctccctcctgagatgtgcatgacgaaACCTTACATGTTTTTGACATGCATCATTCCGGGACCGTCGAGTCCAAAGGCGGGAATCGATGTTTATttgcaacctttaattgatgatctcAAGAGGCTGTGGGTGGGAGCGTGGACTTATGATGTGTCtcgtaaacaaaattttaatatgcGAGCGGCTTTGATGTGGACAATTAATGACTTTcctgcatatggcatgttgtctggatgGGGTACACATGGTAAAATGGGATGTCCGCATTGCATGAATCACACAAAAGCGTTTACTTtggactttggtgggaaaagttcgtggtttgactgtcatcgTAGGTTCTTACCTACCAACCATGAATTTAGAAGGAATAAAGATGCTTTTAGAAAAGGAATAAAAGTAAAAGATCTACCTCCCCCTCGATTGTCATCGACTCAAGTATGGAATAATGTTTGTGACCTACCAAAATTTACAGACTATGGTGAAGCACGTAGAATTAAAGGATATGGGGTTGACcataattggacaaaaagaagtatcttTTGGGACCTCCCATATTGGAAGGATAATTTGTTGCGTCATAAtcttgatgttatgcatattgagaagaacttTTTTGATAATGTGCTTAACACGGTGATGGATAATGAGAAGACAAAAGACAATGAGAAGGCTAGGAAAGACATGGAACTTTATTGTAATCGAAAATAA